In Pelorhabdus rhamnosifermentans, the DNA window GCTACCTCTCTGGGTAGTGCCCAGGATCTTATTGCACAATATATTGAAGACGGTAAGGTTATTAGTATACAAACTTCTGGCGTTCGTGGTCGTATCGGCGAAGTGATTTCCGCCGGAAAGCTTAAAACACCTGCTATTATCCGCAGTCATGGCGGTCGACCGCGCGCAATTGAAGCCGGTGAAGTTCATATTGACATTGCATTCTTGGCGGCGTCTACTTCCGATTATTATGGTAATGCCAAAGGAACTGGCGGTAAAAACAATTGTGGTTCTATGGGGTTTGCGGTTCCTGATTCGCATTATGCTGATCATGTTGTGGTCATCACCGATACTTTAGTGGAGTTTCCGAATCTTCCGGCAACAATTTCTTCCATTGATGTTGACTGTGTATGTGTTGTAGATTCGGTTGGTGATCCCAAAAAGATTGCTTCCATGGAAGCTCGGATGACAGATAATCCGCGTGAATTGATGATGGCGGAGAATGTTGCCAATGTTATTGCTTCTACTCCGTATTTCAAGACGGGATATTCATTCCAAACAGGTGTTGGCGGTCCTTCGCTGGCAGTAAATCGCTTTTTGGAAAAGCACATGGTAGAGAAGAATATTACTATGGGATTTGCCCTTGGCGGAATGGGAACTGCAATTTGCAAGCTGCAAGACAAGGGGTTGGTAAAAAAACTTTTGGATACACAGGATTTTGACCAGGGAGCGATTGAACATCTTGCTGCGCATCCTGATCATCATGAAATTTGTACAAGCCAATATGCAAATCCTGCTAATAAAGGTGCCTATGTAAATAAACTGGATTTTGTGGTGTTGGCAGCACTAGAAATCGATACCAAGTTTAATGTTAATGTTATTACAGGATCGGATGGCGTTTTACGCGGTGCTCCGGGCGGACATCCTGATACAGCCGCTGGCAGTAAATGTTGTATTATTGTTACGCCGCTTGTTCGTGGACGCATGGCGACCGTATGTAAAGATGTGGTTACTGTAACAACCCCTGGAGATTGTGTAGATGTACTGGTTACTGATTATGGCATTGCAGTGAATCCTTTGCGACCGGATCTTATCGAGTGTTTAGATAAAGCTGGTATAGCCCATGTGACGATTGAGTTGCTACAGGAAAAGGCGTATAGCCTTGTCGGAACACCGGATGACTTGGAATGGGAAGATAAAGTAATTGCTATCCTCGAAGCCAGAGATGGTACAATTCTTGATGTAGTGCGCAAGATAAAACCTCTTAAGCTTGACTAATTCAGGCAAAGATTAATTTGTGGATGTCTTCTGTGTATTTTAAGATTGCTAAAATTTTTATAAACACAGAAGGCATTTACCACAAGTTTTGGATGAATACAGATTGTATGTCAATCAAAATGGTAAAGCATAACGAATGCAGTAGGTTTTTTTATCGGAAAAATACTCAGAAATTTCTTAATTGACGCAACCATTCGCGGAGCAGGATGTATTAAAAGTCATTTGGTCAACACGGCTTAGACCAAGAATATTAGAAATAGTCACTTTTCGAATAGTTTTAGTATTAGGAATTTTAAGCGAAAAATTCTGCTATTACCGCTAGAAATGAGGACCAAAGACAAATGAATCTGTGGGATTGTTGGCCGAGCCCTGTTGAAATTATCGGTTCAACCGCCGTAGAGGCCATGCTTATGGAAGCAGCATGCGCTCCTGCGCCTGGCTTGGTTGATCGCTTTAATTCTGGAGCACATCAAGATATGGACTTTTTTACTTTTATCAAAAGCAGCAGTGCTTTGGGCCCGGCTATGTACTATTGTGCAAATGTCGGCTGGCAACATACCGGATCCTCACAAGAATTACTGCCAGTGTTGCGTACTATTGGTCAAAAGGCAGAAAAGGTAATGTTTGCAGCAACAAATGGTATCAATACACAAAAGGGTCTGCTTTTTTTGCTGGGTATCATGACAGCTGCTGCGGCAAAAAGTTTACGTGGCGGATATCCAAATTCTATCATTGAGGTGACGCTGAAGGAAGCGGCGCAAATTTGCGCCGGCATAGTGGAACGCGAATTAAAATCCTTGCAGTGTATATTGCCAGAGAGAAAACTTACCGCAGGCGAGCAGCTTTTTTTGAATTACGGCATTACAGGTATCCGGGGGGAGATTGAGGCTGGTCTTCCTATTGTGAGAAACCAAGGACTGCCATGTTTACAGGAAGCACTTGAGGTCGGCCTTACACTTAAT includes these proteins:
- the citF gene encoding citrate lyase subunit alpha; the encoded protein is MKNAVGREIPNKLLKDGKEVYQGKFYMDGKYVKKDSPRTRRYETPQESKICKSIREACEKCGAHDGMTFSFHSDFRNGDYVASMVAKVLIEEMGLKDLTIAATSLGSAQDLIAQYIEDGKVISIQTSGVRGRIGEVISAGKLKTPAIIRSHGGRPRAIEAGEVHIDIAFLAASTSDYYGNAKGTGGKNNCGSMGFAVPDSHYADHVVVITDTLVEFPNLPATISSIDVDCVCVVDSVGDPKKIASMEARMTDNPRELMMAENVANVIASTPYFKTGYSFQTGVGGPSLAVNRFLEKHMVEKNITMGFALGGMGTAICKLQDKGLVKKLLDTQDFDQGAIEHLAAHPDHHEICTSQYANPANKGAYVNKLDFVVLAALEIDTKFNVNVITGSDGVLRGAPGGHPDTAAGSKCCIIVTPLVRGRMATVCKDVVTVTTPGDCVDVLVTDYGIAVNPLRPDLIECLDKAGIAHVTIELLQEKAYSLVGTPDDLEWEDKVIAILEARDGTILDVVRKIKPLKLD
- the citG gene encoding triphosphoribosyl-dephospho-CoA synthase CitG — encoded protein: MNLWDCWPSPVEIIGSTAVEAMLMEAACAPAPGLVDRFNSGAHQDMDFFTFIKSSSALGPAMYYCANVGWQHTGSSQELLPVLRTIGQKAEKVMFAATNGINTQKGLLFLLGIMTAAAAKSLRGGYPNSIIEVTLKEAAQICAGIVERELKSLQCILPERKLTAGEQLFLNYGITGIRGEIEAGLPIVRNQGLPCLQEALEVGLTLNDALIHALIGIMCKAQDTTVLNRHNPSTLTEIQETARSILQAGGMLTDMGRKRIEELDKEYARRRISPGGSADLLAIVYFLYCLQQKCN